The Ipomoea triloba cultivar NCNSP0323 chromosome 14, ASM357664v1 region tttggatatattgaattgtatttttatgAACTGTGCTTTATTTCTAAAGTGGATTGTTATGGATTTTTCTTGTTGAGGcttgtgtgttttaatattaattgttttagtCGTTTTTTAGGTATGTAGACACATTCTGTTGTTACTTAAGGTGGATTTGTATTGATTCTTTTTGATGGGGCTTTGGGTTTCTTTCATCATTATTTGTTCCATTTGTTGTTGATATATTGAATTGAGATCATTTGACACACTGCGGTAATAAAGTGATTTGTGTATGATGTTCAGTGGTTTCAAGTGTTCGTttagtttttattatatattatatattgttcttAGTATCTCTTGCTTTTCGTgtttaattttctctttaaaatTCGTGggaattttaatttagtttttctttgtttgtttgtttgttatttttttgttttgtttttaatatagtgAATTTTGGGTACACAATATGCTTCAATGTAACGTGAAtccctatttgatttttttggtttgggcttgtgttaagtttttcatttttggatatattgaattgtatttttatgAACTGTGCTTTATTTCTAAAGTGGATTGTTATGGATTTTTCTTGATTGAGGCTTGTGTGTTTtcatattaattgttttagtCGTTTTTTAGGTATGTAGACACATTCTACTGTTACTTAAGGTGGAATTGTATTGATTCTTCTTGATGGGGCTTTGGGTTTCTTTCATCATTATTTGTTCCATTTGTTGTTGATATATTGAATTGAGATAATTTGACACACTGCGGTAAATAAAGTGATTTGTGTATGATGTTCAGTGGTTTCAAGTGTTCGTttagtttttattatatattatatattgttcttAGTATCTCTTGCTTTTCGTgtttaattttctctttaaaatTCGTGggaattttaatttagtttttctttgtttgtttgtttgttatttttttgttttgtttttaatatagtgAATTTTGGGTACACAATATGCTTCAATGTAACGTGAAtccctatttgatttttttggtttgggcttgtgttaagtttttcatttttggatatattgaattgtatttttatgAACTGTGCTTTATTTCTAAAGTGGATTGTTATGGATTTTTCTTGTTGAGGcttgtgtgttttaatattaattgttttagtCGTTTTTTAGGTATGTAGACACATTCTGTTGTTACTTAAGGTGGATTTGTATTGATTCTTTTTGATGGGGCTTTGGGTTTCTTTCATCATTATTTGTTCCATTTGTTGTTGATATATTGAATAGAGATAATTTGACACACTGCGGTAAATAAAGTGATTTGTGTATGATGTTCAGTGGTTTCAAGTGTTCGTttagtttttattatatattatatattgttcttAGTATCTCTTGCTTTTCGTgtttaattttctctttaaaatTCGTGggaattttaatttagtttttctttgtttgtttgtttgttatttttttgttttgtttttaatatagtgAACTTTGGGTACACAATATGCTTCAATGTAACGTGAAtccctatttgatttttttggtttgggcttgtgttaagtttttcatttttggatatattgaattgtatttttatgAACTGTGCTTTATTTCTAAAGTGGATTGTTATGGATTTTTCTTGTTGAGGcttgtgtgttttaatattaattgttttagtCGTTTTTTAGGTATGTAGACACATTCTGTTGTTACTTAAGGTGGATTTGTATTGATTCTTTTTGATGGGGCTTTGGGTTTCTTTCATCATTATTTGTTCCATTTGTTGTTGATATATTGAATTGAGATCATTTGACACACTGCGGTAATAAAGTGATTTGTGTATGATGTTCAGTGGTTTCAAGTGTTCGTttagtttttattatatattatatattgttcttAGTATCTCTTGCTTTTCGTgtttaattttctctttaaaatTCGTGGGAATTTTAATTTaggttttctttgtttgtttgtttgttatttttttgttttgtttttaatatagtgAATTTTGGGTACACAATATGCTTCAATGTAACGTGAATCCCTATTTTTGGGTACACAATATGCTTCAATGTAACGTGAAtccctatttgatttttttggtttgggcttgtgttaagtttttcatttttggatatattgaattatatttttatgaacTGTGCTTTATTTCTAAAGTGGATTGTTATGGATTTTTCTTGATTGAGGCTTGTGTGTTTtcatattaattgttttagtCGTTTTTTAGGTATGTAGACACATTCTACTGTTACTTAAGGTGGAATTGTATTGATTCTTCTTGATGGGGCTTTGGGTTTCTTTCATCATTATTTGTTCCATTTGTTGTTGATATATTGAATTGAGATAATTTGACACACTGCGGTAAATAAAGTGATTTGTGTATGATGTTCAATGGTTTCAAGTGTTCGTttagtttttattatatattatatattgtgcttAGTATCTTTTGCTTTTCGTGTTTAATTTTCTGTTTAAAATTCATGGGAATTctaatttagtttttctttgtttgtttgtttgttttgttttgttttgttttttaatatagtGAATTGGGTACAAAATATGCTTCAATGTAACGTGAAtccttatttgatttttttggtttgggcttgtgttaagtttttcatttttggatatattgaattgtatttttatgAACTGTGCTTTATATCAAAGGTGGATTGTTATGGATTTTTCTTGATAGAggcttgtgtgtttttattattaattattttagttgttttttatgTAGACACATTTTGCTGTAACTTAAGGTGAATTTGTATTGATTTTTCTTGATGGGGCTTTGGGTTTCTTTCATCATTATTTGTTCCTTTTGTTGTTGATATATTGAATTGATATAATTTGACACACTGCGGTAAATAAAGTGATTTGTGTATGATGGTGGTTTCAAGTGTTCTATTAGTTTTTGAACAGCATTTTCGTGTGATCTTTTTAGTTGTTGAATGATTAGATTATAGTATAATCAACTAATTCACCATAATCAATTACTATACACCACTTTCATTTTTAAGCCTCGTATGGGTGATGCGAAGAAGTGATATTAACTATTATTTACATGGTATAtactaaaaattgtcatttctcCTATCATACTTGTTGAGATAAAagatttaaaagttttcaacttaaattgcattaaaagCAATCATAAAAATGCCCAATCACAcattttttattgtttgatgGTTTGATTAcatactttttaagttcaatgtcCCAACTGCACAAAAGCAATACATTCAGTGACCGGTTTGATAATTGTTCTTAATTGTTTTGTAGTTTTAATGAGAGGTTAGAAAGTAAAATTTGGTTGTCCATGTAGTAGAAGTCTAATTTATATGGACTAACTTCATTGTGAGAATCCGATTAACTTTCCCATGGCCGTAAGCATAAGGAGCGGAAGAGAGACACAGAGCAAAAGTAGAGCTTCATGCGGCGACAGTTTCATCATCAAACACATGTACGATCCGAACCAAGAACACACTGATATCTGCGGCCACGGTTTCAGTGGCAACTGATGCAGCACCGACATGATAACCGCCACGGAAGCTATGAACCCGGCGGAGTTTAACAGCACGAAGGGGCCGGCGAGGCTCGAATAATCCCTCGTCGTTTCGCTGTCCTGGGAAACCACGCCGGCAAAGGAGCACGCGGCTAAGAACGTCGTGGCCGCCGTCAACATCGCCATGATTAGGATCACATTTTGCTGTTTTAAGTTCACGGAGTCATTGCATTTTACTACTCCGGAAGGGGGCCAATAGAAACCCCTCCTGGAACCCTCCGCCGCCTTTGAACTCTGTTTTGCCGGATTGTTTATAGTAATATCTGTCAGGCCCGGAATTGTGGGGGGAAGGGGAGGGGGAGGTGGAGTTGGAGCAATCATGCCTTTTATTGATCTCACGGCGTTACTTGATTCAGCAGACATTATTACAGAAATCTGCATTCATAATTTGGGGTGTCAAACTGGGTCGAAATCTGCACGTCAACCCTAAATGCTCCGCAATGGAGTTAGTTATGACCTAAAACTTTTTCCCTGCGAAAGTGTAGGCGGAAGGGTCAAGTCCcccgggttgttatgccgtggacccaggtccaccttgcaaggtggacctgggtctacattcacatacactatactctacattcacactttgtaaactccacattcacacattacaggattatatgtttagtaactatattaccattgttatgcatccacacattcaaaactctatattcacaggtcctatactccatattcacaacttgagaactccacattcacacattacagggctacaagttgctagaacttcttaactttactacagattcacacatgcataactttacattcacgatttctatactccatattcacaatttgaaacctccacattcacacatttctggacaactctacattcacacaatcataaatctacattcacgatttctatactctacattcacgaaaaaaaaaaaaacagacaaaaaCGAGGTAATTTTGGACCTAGGTCCAAGGTGGACCCcttggacctgggtccacagcataatttgcccaagtCCACCCTACCTTTCAAAATGTGGCCCTATTAGCTACTTGCACATTGGCTAATAGCCTCGTAAGCGTTTATTCTAACACATTCCATGCATTGAACTTTGATAAAAAGAAAACCATATATACCTTGAAAACATACCTTGAGTGGTTTTGTTCCACAAGGATTGTTCAGGTTGATAAGATCATAGAATTTGCGCATTTCCTTGATGATGCTATTAACATGAACGAAATGTGCCACTATTGAAATCTTTAAtttcaaacacacacacacacaaaaaaaaacatgggaTCATGTTTCCTAAACATTAGAAGAAAATACAAGTAAGCTAGATTTCCAGTTACCTGCTTTCTTGATTCAGGTTCTATGAGTTTAAGGAGCAGAGTTTGTTTTTTGTCCTGAAAGTGATGGTCGTCTCCTTCTTTGACCTCTCTCTTCTCTATATCAACAAGATACTCTTTGATTCTGGGAATGCTGAAACATCTAGTGGGAATCACAGATTTCACTGAAAGTGAAGCCAACCCTTCCATGGTGAATTAAAAATGTATGGTTTAATTTGTGTGAATGTGTGTTCATAGAACTTATGATTTGTTTGTATATATAGGTGCATCTGACAGGGGTGTGAATACAAAGTTTGGTGGCATTTTGAAACTTGTTGGGGTGTTTCTTATGGAGAGACTTTGCGTTTAGGAAAATCTTGCTGGGTCAAAGCTAGAAATGGGAATTGCTcagaaattgcaattttataacAAATCTCTTGCATGGAAAGCCCACAAAAATTGTGGGGAAATTTCATAGTAAAACACAATAAAAGGATTGCTAATTTACAAGCCAATTCTCTTCGacataggcaaattattgcatagaccatggtccacgcagctgtgtggaccaaaaataaaaagtacattatttttgtattgaaggtacattattgtTGTACTGtagatatattatttgatagtatatatcaaataatgtaccttcagtacaaaaataatgtaccctaaaataatgtacctatagtacaaaaataatgtactttttatttttggtccacacagctatgtagaccatggtccatgcaataatgattgcgtCACATATATGTTTGAAACtatcaataataaaatgttGGGATTGTAAGATGCTAAATAATTGCCAAATGAATTATCCAAGATTTTCTACAtccatttcaattttcaaatattgTAAGCATGGCTAAAAATCACTAGGAGTCGGGAGGAGGCGccggtgtttttttttttttttttttttaattttaaaaatacgtttaattttttaaaatttgttaagactaataattataaactatttaataatttaatagttaatactaaaatattaaatattaacttacaaaacatctagagtttcaagaatttagggttatttaattaaaaacgatgtcattttgagtgaaataatatatcaaaaaaagaacaataactAATCGACCGACTAAGCGGCTTAGTtggtgcctaggaggcctaggcagtAAACACCTAAGTGGTCTAAGTAGTGCTTAGGCGGTcacctagaccaccgattagaGTGATACACTAGACAGCTTGCtgacgcctaggcgggattttcaACACTAATTGTAAGTTAggaaagaataaaaagaaagtgagcatctttcatttttccatcAAACTTTAAAAATGAATTGCAACAATTATGGAGTGACATTAATACGTCACAAGTTTGATTCTCTAACTTAgaaatgtatcaaaaaaaatccaattacGAGGCGCTAATTTACTACATAATTTTTGGgcttattaccgaaatggtccctcgactattgcgaaattaccaatttggtcctcgacaatttttcgtgcccaatttagtccctcgactttgaaatttttaaccaatttggtcctccgtttattttaccgttaaacatccgttaaatcgggatcaaattggtaattttgttatagtcaagggactaaattggtaatttttcaatagtcaagggatcaaattggtaactaatttttcactgaaatggtcccttgactattgaaaaattaccaatttggtcccttgactatagcaaaattaccaatttggtcccgatttaacggatgtttaacggtaaaataaacggaggaccaaattggttaaaaatttcaaagtcgagggactaaattgggcacgaaaaattgtcgaggaccaaattagtaatttcgcaatagtcgagggaccatttcggtaataaactcataatttttttacaataaagACTATACTCAAGaatgatactccgtattattttaattcttttttaaaatttatttaaaattaggaaaaataaattgGAAATTGTTTCTTGATAAAATCAAAGAGATAATTAGATGTATCATCCGTAGAGGAATGGAAATGTGATCTGAAATTGGCGATCTCAGACTCATTCCCCTTAGTTGAATCCAATGTTGTTTACCAATGTTGTTTTATGTGGTATATATAGTGAAACCCCAAAGTGACGAAAGTGTagaattttgaaaagaaagtgatcgaaaattttgtgaaaattttCCTTGGTAAGATGGCCAGGAAGTGTTATTACTGAGCAATTTCATGAAGGAAACAAATTTATACAATGAAAACTTTCCACTCAAGAAGGCAGATTGCTTGAATtcggcaaattattttgtgtatCCAGATTTGAAATACACTATTTACATACTGACGGTTTACAATTCATATATTGAATTTTCACAAATGTTCACAATTGATATgctgaatattcagtatataattgtgaacattcaatatgtaaattgatCTCTTTGTGGGAAAGAATTTCGGGAGTATTCgagttcgattcccacaagtgacgattccctttgggccagctcccgtgcctcctgGAGCAAGTAGGGATTAGTCGGGTGGATTCAGACCGTTAAATGGACCGAGAAAGATCCAGAACACCTTGTgaacttaccaaaaaaaatgtaaattatgatGGGTGCAAcatgcaaggtggactcgggtctatGGTATAAATATTGTCACCAAACCGGTTGGCAATTCCCGCTATAATCTGTGAGACTTGTCATGGGTCCTGTTGAACTTGTTGGCAAACTCATTGAGGGGCcttttaatagaaaaaaaaaatttccaaaacgCCATTCAAAAAAATTGCTTTGAATAGTGTTtcgaattttagtattttagaagAAAACGCTGCTCCAAAAAGTTACAAACTCTATAATTGGCTTATTTAATCAAGTCAACAATGTTAAATCAGCCTATTTTGGAAATCAGAGAGCTTCTTTTGCCTGCCGTAATGTAGAATGTAGATAACTAGATAAGGGGTGTGAAAGAATGAAGTACGAAAAAGGGACTGCAACAAACTCACTATGCAAATAGTGGCCACGACTTGGACTGCAACCGCGATTTCTCTAAAAGCTTTAAGTGACGATTATTTGCAGATTCGGAAGACTTTTTGGGCAATTTTTAGACAGAACACTCAGACTATTTTCACTCTCTACATCCTAAGGTTAGAATAGCTCATCAATTTTAGTTGACCTTGTAGATTAAGTTCTTTTGGCTAGAAtcaacttcaatccaagcttgtatCTTCAATTTGCATTGGATCAAAGATAAGTTTTCATTACTTTCATTTCAATTCAGTCAAATTTCATTTGTGCTTCCATTatatgcaatttaattatgcTTTCATTTCACTAGTCTAATCACGAGTAGCTGGCTAGGGTTCTTGTTGCGTATAATGACTCAATTCATCTCTTGTGTGATCTAGATAAAATTATGATTGAGAATATGGAATTGTGTTGTATCTATGAAAGTAAACACTCAATTAGCCACATTACTCGCAATCTTGATTTTGCTTTGAGAAAAGAGGATTAAGAGAAGACTTGTAGGCTAAGTGCTTGACAAACTGTCCCAACTACCATTGAACTCCAATGGCTATGAGGATGGCATTGATACAATTGTTCCCTCT contains the following coding sequences:
- the LOC116004736 gene encoding uncharacterized protein LOC116004736, whose translation is MEGLASLSVKSVIPTRCFSIPRIKEYLVDIEKREVKEGDDHHFQDKKQTLLLKLIEPESRKQISIVAHFVHVNSIIKEMRKFYDLINLNNPCGTKPLKISVIMSAESSNAVRSIKGMIAPTPPPPPLPPTIPGLTDITINNPAKQSSKAAEGSRRGFYWPPSGVVKCNDSVNLKQQNVILIMAMLTAATTFLAACSFAGVVSQDSETTRDYSSLAGPFVLLNSAGFIASVAVIMSVLHQLPLKPWPQISVCSWFGSYMCLMMKLSPHEALLLLCVSLPLLMLTAMGKLIGFSQ